The following proteins come from a genomic window of Sinorhizobium fredii NGR234:
- a CDS encoding A24 family peptidase — protein MISTTATWLAFLLFAGTMTYAGIKDVMTMTISNRLVGFLLVAFAVLAPLAGVDLPMIWSSILVASAVLAFTFTFFALGWIGGGDAKLLPVAVLWLGAGLALPFVVCASVLGAVLTLSLMQFRKMPLPVLLQKRAWSSRLHTPQTGIPYGAAMAPAALLLLPESHWFAALL, from the coding sequence ATGATCTCCACAACCGCAACTTGGCTCGCATTCTTGCTCTTTGCCGGAACGATGACCTACGCCGGCATCAAGGACGTGATGACTATGACGATCTCGAACCGCCTTGTAGGATTCCTGTTGGTCGCCTTCGCAGTGCTTGCGCCGCTCGCCGGCGTGGATCTGCCGATGATCTGGTCGAGCATCCTCGTTGCGTCCGCGGTGCTCGCCTTCACTTTCACGTTTTTCGCCCTCGGCTGGATCGGCGGCGGAGATGCGAAGCTGCTGCCGGTCGCGGTGCTCTGGCTCGGTGCCGGCCTTGCTCTTCCCTTCGTCGTCTGCGCCTCGGTGCTTGGCGCGGTTCTGACGCTTTCGCTGATGCAGTTCCGCAAAATGCCATTGCCGGTCCTCCTGCAGAAACGAGCCTGGTCGAGCCGCTTGCACACGCCCCAGACGGGCATTCCGTACGGTGCCGCCATGGCCCCTGCTGCACTCCTGCTGCTGCCGGAAAGCCATTGGTTCGCTGCTCTCCTCTGA
- the cpaB gene encoding Flp pilus assembly protein CpaB yields MIRLVILLFALASGGAASWLALGFADQPTVEAAEVQQSPSQEVLVAAQELARGTTLEEPHLRWQAWEGEIPPVFISRSARPDAKESLKGLLAQSSFVAGEPIREDKLAQRGAGFLSSMLPSGKRAIAVRVTAESTAGGFILPNDHVDVIHTVARPDSSGKDGKVVSRAVLSNIRVLAVDQTISEGADGTSVVGKTATLEADPGQIDIIAAAEASGTVSLALRAVADNLEAPVVETEGSRPGVVRIVSGGRLSMIEVPSRSGGS; encoded by the coding sequence ATGATCCGCTTGGTCATTCTCCTCTTCGCACTCGCGTCGGGCGGTGCCGCCTCCTGGCTGGCGCTCGGCTTTGCCGATCAGCCGACCGTCGAGGCCGCCGAAGTTCAACAATCTCCTTCCCAGGAGGTGCTCGTCGCCGCTCAAGAGCTGGCCCGCGGCACGACCCTCGAGGAACCCCACCTGCGCTGGCAGGCGTGGGAGGGCGAGATTCCTCCTGTGTTCATCAGCCGCAGTGCGCGGCCGGACGCGAAGGAATCGCTCAAGGGTCTGCTCGCCCAGAGCAGTTTCGTCGCCGGAGAGCCGATCCGCGAGGACAAGCTTGCGCAGCGAGGCGCCGGCTTCCTGTCCAGTATGCTGCCTTCGGGCAAACGGGCGATTGCCGTTCGCGTGACGGCGGAAAGCACGGCCGGCGGCTTCATCCTGCCGAACGACCATGTCGACGTGATCCACACCGTCGCGCGCCCGGATTCCTCTGGAAAGGACGGCAAGGTCGTCAGCCGCGCGGTCCTTTCCAACATACGGGTGCTGGCCGTCGACCAAACTATTTCCGAAGGCGCCGATGGGACATCGGTCGTTGGAAAGACCGCGACGCTCGAGGCCGATCCCGGGCAGATCGACATCATCGCCGCGGCGGAAGCCTCCGGCACAGTCTCGCTTGCGCTGCGCGCGGTTGCTGACAACCTGGAGGCACCGGTTGTCGAGACGGAAGGAAGCCGACCAGGGGTCGTGCGCATTGTTAGTGGTGGGCGGCTGTCGATGATCGAAGTTCCGTCCCGCTCCGGTGGCAGCTGA
- a CDS encoding AAA family ATPase — MKQLGKIIQEAPREPVAPLLSIPKVDIAVFCRSEALMGTVRTAAIDRRMARATVTINEGGIEEAAALYGGVTSPNLVVVESGDEEDRLMRALEDLAMECITGTKVIVVGRSNDVGLYKRLLDAGVSDYLVTPLDPMDFVAAVHRCFRDSVDGKLGRIVAFIGAKGGTGSSTLAHNVALAMSKRIASDVLVADLDLQFGTLGLDFDVEAVQGMTDVLSSPDRLDDVLLRRLTVPYTEHLHLLPTTTDLNRFFYLKEEHVDHLLDVARSSSWQIVVDLPHIWMQWTRKILLEADEVVITATPDLASMRNVKNLVDLLKKARPNDPPPRLVLNRTDTPKLAEIKPKDFVAAVGLEESISVPFDPQLFGKAANNGQLVIESAPESKAGQAIVSLAWRVGGTRERRTRKKGLAGLVQRYMQQRKQKAAAGLRNKAQDLKKSEAGASAVEFALFAPVLALGLVAMADVALALHERMTIDHVLRAGAQAAMADPGATQVDKVLQSTLAQSAKPANVTLAPVKRYCACPENADVKPEAAPQCGTTPCADAVQQLVFYRLEAAKYYQPMSLPEVLPPFQLNSSMQVQVR, encoded by the coding sequence ATGAAACAGCTCGGCAAAATTATCCAAGAGGCCCCGCGGGAACCGGTTGCACCGCTCCTGTCCATCCCGAAGGTGGACATTGCCGTCTTCTGCCGATCGGAGGCGTTGATGGGGACGGTCCGCACGGCGGCGATCGACCGCCGGATGGCGCGTGCCACCGTGACGATCAACGAAGGTGGGATAGAGGAAGCGGCGGCGCTTTACGGCGGCGTCACCTCGCCGAACCTTGTCGTCGTGGAGAGCGGCGACGAGGAGGACCGCCTGATGAGGGCGCTCGAAGACCTGGCGATGGAGTGCATCACCGGCACCAAGGTCATTGTCGTCGGCCGTTCCAACGACGTGGGCCTTTATAAGAGGCTTTTGGACGCCGGCGTCAGCGACTACCTGGTCACGCCGCTCGACCCGATGGACTTCGTTGCGGCGGTGCATCGCTGCTTTCGCGACTCCGTCGACGGGAAACTCGGTCGTATCGTCGCCTTCATCGGCGCCAAGGGCGGTACCGGATCCTCGACGCTCGCCCACAACGTGGCCCTGGCGATGTCGAAACGCATCGCTTCTGATGTGCTGGTTGCCGACCTCGACCTGCAGTTCGGTACGCTCGGGCTTGATTTCGATGTTGAGGCCGTCCAGGGCATGACCGACGTCCTCAGTAGTCCTGATCGCCTGGACGATGTCCTCCTGCGGCGCCTGACTGTGCCGTACACGGAGCACCTGCACTTGCTTCCGACGACCACCGATCTCAACCGGTTCTTCTATCTCAAGGAGGAACATGTCGACCATCTCCTGGATGTTGCCCGGTCCAGCTCCTGGCAGATCGTCGTCGATCTGCCGCACATATGGATGCAGTGGACCCGAAAGATCCTGCTTGAGGCCGACGAGGTCGTTATCACGGCAACCCCGGATCTCGCGTCGATGCGCAACGTGAAGAACCTGGTCGACCTGCTGAAGAAGGCGCGCCCCAACGATCCGCCGCCCAGACTCGTGCTGAACAGGACAGATACGCCGAAGCTTGCCGAGATCAAGCCAAAGGACTTCGTCGCCGCAGTAGGGCTGGAGGAAAGCATATCCGTTCCCTTCGATCCGCAACTGTTCGGCAAGGCGGCCAATAATGGCCAGCTGGTCATCGAGTCGGCACCCGAGTCAAAGGCGGGGCAGGCCATTGTATCGCTTGCGTGGCGGGTCGGCGGCACGAGGGAGCGACGGACGCGGAAGAAAGGACTTGCGGGATTGGTGCAGAGATACATGCAGCAACGCAAGCAGAAGGCAGCGGCAGGGCTTCGCAATAAGGCGCAGGACCTAAAGAAGTCCGAGGCCGGCGCCTCGGCCGTGGAGTTTGCGCTGTTTGCACCGGTATTGGCGCTCGGCCTCGTCGCCATGGCCGATGTCGCACTGGCGCTGCACGAGCGCATGACGATCGACCATGTCCTTCGGGCGGGTGCGCAAGCCGCCATGGCCGATCCCGGGGCGACGCAGGTTGACAAGGTGCTGCAGTCGACACTGGCGCAAAGCGCCAAACCGGCCAATGTCACCCTGGCGCCGGTGAAGCGCTACTGCGCCTGTCCGGAAAACGCCGATGTCAAGCCGGAGGCCGCGCCGCAATGCGGCACGACACCCTGTGCGGATGCAGTGCAGCAGCTGGTATTCTATCGGCTCGAAGCGGCGAAATATTACCAGCCCATGTCCCTGCCGGAGGTGCTGCCGCCCTTCCAGCTCAACTCCTCGATGCAGGTGCAGGTCCGATGA
- a CDS encoding TadE/TadG family type IV pilus assembly protein, with the protein MTLSLFLRRAWRSQSGATAVEFALVCFPLLLLVLGVIEFGRAFYVRNDMSYAADVAAREVLIGKIARDAPDSEAQAKLASAVRDSFDSGDPARLEIAVTKQTVDGIDFRVLSIRYPLEFLLPGMTETSFSLALSRRIPIG; encoded by the coding sequence ATGACCTTATCCCTCTTCCTTCGTCGCGCCTGGCGTAGCCAGTCGGGCGCGACGGCAGTCGAATTCGCGCTTGTCTGTTTCCCGCTGCTTCTGCTCGTCCTTGGCGTCATCGAGTTCGGCCGCGCCTTCTACGTGCGCAACGACATGTCCTACGCTGCCGACGTCGCCGCCCGGGAAGTGCTCATCGGGAAGATCGCGCGTGATGCGCCCGACAGCGAGGCGCAGGCGAAGCTGGCGAGTGCAGTGCGCGACAGCTTCGACAGCGGCGATCCAGCTCGCCTGGAAATTGCCGTGACGAAGCAAACGGTGGACGGGATCGATTTTCGCGTGCTGTCGATCCGCTATCCGCTCGAATTTCTTCTTCCCGGGATGACGGAGACCTCCTTCAGCCTTGCGCTTTCACGGCGCATCCCGATCGGCTGA
- a CDS encoding pilus assembly protein N-terminal domain-containing protein, producing MRVVPRHVVPGHIGAGWLVPALLACTLFGAAQAAEDRPPTTALEPTRQTEGVVRVIVDFARPLILARPASTLIIGNPTIAQATLSDDKTVILTGKTPGSTNLIVMDAAGAEVANIILDVAAAGGRLITVDGGSGRATYSCTERCDPVQSNDETTAPPPPASPAPPINEGGEP from the coding sequence ATGCGGGTGGTTCCAAGGCATGTGGTTCCAGGGCATATAGGGGCCGGATGGCTTGTTCCCGCCTTGCTGGCCTGTACCCTTTTTGGCGCGGCGCAGGCGGCGGAAGATCGCCCGCCGACCACGGCGCTGGAACCGACCCGGCAGACCGAGGGCGTCGTCAGGGTCATTGTCGACTTTGCAAGGCCGCTGATCCTCGCCCGGCCGGCAAGCACGCTCATCATCGGCAATCCGACCATCGCCCAGGCAACGCTCAGCGACGACAAGACAGTCATCCTGACCGGCAAGACGCCGGGATCGACGAACCTCATCGTCATGGACGCCGCCGGCGCCGAGGTCGCCAATATCATCCTGGATGTGGCTGCTGCTGGCGGCCGGTTGATCACCGTCGACGGCGGTAGTGGCCGGGCAACCTACAGCTGCACGGAGCGCTGCGACCCGGTTCAGTCGAACGACGAAACGACTGCTCCTCCGCCCCCTGCCAGTCCCGCTCCGCCGATCAACGAAGGGGGCGAACCATGA
- a CDS encoding Flp family type IVb pilin, with protein sequence MKNLLVRFVRNESGATAIEYGLIAGLIAVVIISAVQLVGTDIGAKFTAISTAL encoded by the coding sequence ATGAAAAATCTTCTCGTCCGCTTCGTCCGCAACGAATCCGGTGCCACGGCCATCGAATACGGCCTGATTGCAGGCCTCATCGCCGTCGTCATCATCAGCGCGGTGCAACTCGTCGGCACCGACATCGGCGCCAAATTCACCGCCATCTCGACGGCGCTCTGA
- a CDS encoding CpaF family protein encodes MFGRKSIPDHKVTEAEVHQAASEAPVAMPREVPKPAVVPAAAKAEKADQYYSFKKEIFSALIATIDVAALSTMDGDEARTEIGAIVNDIVAAKKAGISMAEQNELLRDICNDILGYGPLEPLLARDDIADIMVNGADQVFIEVGGRVQQTGIRFRDNEQLLNICQRIVSQVGRRVDEASPICDARLADGSRVNVIAPPLAIDGPSLTIRKFKKEKLNLDQLVRFGSISPEGAEILKIIGRVRCNVLISGGTGSGKTTLLNCLTGYIDDGERIITCEDAAELQLQQPHVVRLETRPPNIEGQGEITMRSLVKNCLRMRPERIIVGEVRGPEAFDLLQAMNTGHDGSMGTLHANSPREAISRVEAMITMGGHSLPGKAIREMLVSSVDVIVQAARLRDGSRRITHITEVLGMEGDVVTTQDLFVYDILGEDGKGNIIGRHRSTGIGRPAFWDRARYYGEEARLAAALDAAEIKAAA; translated from the coding sequence ATGTTCGGCAGAAAATCCATCCCGGATCATAAGGTTACCGAAGCGGAAGTCCATCAGGCGGCGAGTGAGGCGCCCGTCGCCATGCCGCGGGAAGTGCCGAAGCCTGCCGTAGTTCCGGCCGCTGCGAAGGCGGAAAAAGCCGATCAATATTACAGCTTCAAAAAGGAAATCTTTAGCGCGCTCATCGCCACCATCGACGTGGCGGCGCTGTCGACCATGGACGGAGACGAGGCGCGCACGGAAATCGGCGCCATCGTCAACGATATCGTCGCGGCCAAGAAGGCCGGGATTTCCATGGCGGAGCAGAACGAGCTGCTGCGCGACATCTGCAACGACATTCTGGGCTATGGCCCCCTCGAGCCTCTTCTCGCACGCGATGACATCGCCGACATCATGGTGAATGGCGCCGACCAGGTGTTCATCGAGGTCGGCGGCCGCGTGCAGCAGACTGGTATCCGTTTCCGCGACAACGAGCAGCTTCTCAACATCTGCCAACGCATCGTCAGCCAGGTGGGCCGGCGGGTCGACGAAGCGAGCCCGATCTGCGATGCGCGTCTGGCCGACGGCTCGCGTGTCAATGTCATCGCGCCGCCGCTGGCGATCGACGGACCGAGCCTGACGATCCGCAAGTTCAAGAAGGAAAAGCTGAACCTCGACCAGCTGGTGCGATTCGGCTCGATCTCGCCCGAGGGCGCCGAGATTCTCAAGATCATCGGCCGCGTCCGATGCAACGTTTTGATTTCGGGCGGCACGGGATCCGGCAAGACGACGCTGCTGAATTGCCTTACCGGTTATATCGACGACGGCGAACGCATCATCACCTGCGAGGATGCCGCAGAACTTCAATTGCAGCAGCCGCATGTCGTGCGGCTCGAGACCCGCCCGCCGAATATCGAAGGGCAGGGTGAGATCACCATGCGCAGCCTCGTCAAGAACTGTCTGCGCATGCGGCCCGAGCGGATCATCGTCGGCGAAGTGCGCGGGCCGGAGGCCTTCGACCTCCTGCAGGCGATGAACACCGGCCACGACGGCTCGATGGGGACGCTTCACGCCAACTCGCCGCGAGAAGCGATTTCGCGCGTCGAGGCGATGATCACCATGGGGGGCCATTCGCTGCCGGGCAAGGCGATCCGCGAGATGCTCGTTTCGTCGGTGGACGTGATCGTCCAGGCGGCGCGCCTGCGCGACGGCTCCCGCCGCATTACCCACATCACCGAAGTGCTCGGCATGGAGGGCGACGTGGTGACGACGCAGGACCTCTTCGTCTACGACATTCTCGGCGAGGACGGAAAAGGCAACATCATCGGTCGGCACCGTTCCACCGGCATCGGCCGCCCGGCCTTCTGGGATCGCGCCCGCTATTATGGCGAGGAAGCGCGCCTGGCCGCTGCCCTCGATGCCGCCGAAATCAAGGCAGCCGCCTGA
- a CDS encoding type II secretion system F family protein, whose product MLSASLFPVLIFFLASSFVGGLMLAAFYPRTVKASAYRQRFERVAGHTQINRTGSADESRDRRRSVEKTLRDIEEQQKAHVRKGRKPKLEARLRQAGLGWSTRAYWVACAGTGLAIYVLVALLGLGAFAALGFATAGGLYLPHFHVNTTRNRRLKRFTAEFPNAVDVIVRGLKAGLPMTDCLRVIAAEAQEPVKGEFLTIAHDQTLGLPVDEAVERLCERMPLPEARFFAIVITIQSRTGGSLSEALGNLSKVLRERKKMKAKIKAMSAEAKSSAGIIGALPFFVAGAVYLTSPDYMSLLFTTMTGKMVLVGSALWMGIGTLLMRKMINFDF is encoded by the coding sequence ATGCTGAGTGCTTCGCTGTTTCCCGTGCTCATCTTCTTTCTGGCGTCGAGCTTCGTCGGCGGCCTGATGCTCGCTGCCTTTTATCCGCGGACCGTGAAAGCCAGCGCCTATCGGCAACGGTTCGAGCGGGTCGCCGGCCACACGCAGATCAACCGCACTGGTTCGGCTGATGAGAGCCGCGACCGTCGCCGCTCAGTGGAAAAGACGCTGCGCGACATAGAGGAGCAGCAGAAGGCACATGTGCGCAAGGGCCGCAAGCCGAAGCTTGAGGCTCGCCTCCGTCAGGCCGGTCTCGGCTGGTCGACCCGAGCCTATTGGGTCGCTTGCGCCGGCACGGGCCTCGCCATCTACGTTCTGGTGGCGCTTCTGGGGTTGGGCGCCTTCGCGGCGCTGGGCTTCGCCACAGCGGGCGGCCTGTACCTGCCGCACTTCCATGTGAACACGACGCGCAACAGGCGGCTGAAGCGGTTCACCGCCGAGTTCCCGAATGCGGTCGATGTGATCGTGCGCGGCCTCAAGGCAGGCCTGCCGATGACCGATTGCTTGCGCGTGATTGCTGCGGAAGCTCAGGAGCCGGTCAAGGGCGAATTCCTGACCATCGCGCACGACCAGACGCTTGGATTGCCGGTTGACGAAGCGGTCGAGCGCCTGTGCGAACGCATGCCCTTGCCCGAGGCCAGGTTCTTCGCGATCGTCATCACTATCCAAAGCCGCACGGGCGGCAGCCTCTCGGAGGCGCTGGGAAACCTCTCCAAGGTGCTGCGCGAGCGGAAGAAGATGAAGGCGAAGATCAAGGCCATGAGTGCGGAGGCAAAGTCCTCCGCCGGCATTATCGGCGCCTTGCCCTTCTTCGTCGCCGGTGCGGTGTACCTGACCAGCCCCGACTACATGTCGCTCCTGTTCACGACGATGACCGGGAAGATGGTGCTGGTCGGCTCGGCCCTGTGGATGGGCATCGGTACCCTCCTCATGCGCAAAATGATCAACTTCGATTTCTGA
- a CDS encoding type II secretion system F family protein — MNLGAHIPDPDQLSAMLTGIAAFSAVVAVSWPYVFRNTLAERMRKVESERERIRQRERTRLNAEKSKVALRAEPRRFFQAIVDRFNLAKQAENSDILRQLSMAGYRGYAPVTTFLAFRLIAPIVLFAACLLYILLVLRPQAPLLAVIAMAGAMGSLGYFAPAIFIRNRITKRQQAIRRAWPEALDLLLITVESGMGIESAFRKVGEEIGAQSPEVAEEILLTTAELSYLQDRRQAFENLGQRTGVEGVRAVVTSLIQAEKYGTPLGQALRVMAQENRDMRMSEAEKKAAALPPKLTVPMIVFFLPVLFAVIVTPAAIQISGIQ; from the coding sequence ATGAACCTTGGCGCCCATATCCCCGATCCGGACCAGCTTTCCGCGATGTTGACTGGCATAGCCGCCTTTTCCGCCGTCGTGGCGGTTTCCTGGCCCTATGTTTTCCGCAATACCCTTGCAGAGCGGATGCGCAAGGTGGAGAGCGAGCGCGAGCGCATCAGGCAGCGTGAGCGCACTCGGCTGAATGCCGAAAAGAGCAAGGTGGCGCTGCGCGCAGAGCCCAGGCGCTTCTTCCAGGCGATCGTCGATCGCTTCAATCTTGCCAAACAGGCGGAGAATAGCGACATCCTCCGCCAGCTGAGCATGGCCGGTTACCGCGGCTACGCGCCGGTCACGACCTTTCTTGCCTTCCGGTTGATAGCGCCAATTGTGCTCTTTGCCGCTTGCCTCCTCTATATACTGCTCGTCCTCCGGCCCCAGGCGCCGCTGCTTGCGGTCATTGCGATGGCCGGCGCCATGGGGTCGCTCGGATATTTCGCTCCGGCGATATTCATCCGGAACAGGATCACCAAGCGCCAGCAGGCGATCCGCCGAGCCTGGCCGGAGGCGCTGGACCTCCTGTTGATCACCGTCGAATCCGGCATGGGCATCGAAAGTGCCTTTCGCAAGGTGGGCGAGGAGATCGGCGCACAGTCGCCCGAGGTCGCCGAGGAGATCCTGCTCACGACGGCGGAGCTTTCTTATCTGCAGGACCGGCGGCAGGCCTTTGAGAACCTGGGACAAAGGACCGGCGTCGAGGGTGTCCGCGCCGTCGTGACCAGCCTGATCCAGGCGGAGAAATATGGAACGCCGCTTGGTCAGGCGTTGCGGGTCATGGCGCAGGAGAACCGCGACATGCGGATGAGCGAGGCGGAGAAAAAAGCCGCCGCGCTTCCCCCGAAGCTGACCGTGCCGATGATCGTATTCTTTCTGCCGGTTCTCTTCGCCGTGATCGTTACGCCAGCTGCCATTCAGATTTCCGGGATTCAATAG
- a CDS encoding chemotaxis protein CheB: MVRILLATSRVDLQELVERAVRSDASAELLGVARSFAEAVTMARQLSPDIVTMELRLGEHDSVEAVREIMVSAPAPIVMVSRVEELGSVAARALDAGALAVIPAPPPVDGRLEKAATEKFLSTIKAMAHVKVVRQWRKKSGGDGRNDQGDLAAAHAPIGIVGIAASTGGPAAIRSILMNVSSKFPAPILIVQHMSSGFIDRVAASLDATVPLNVKVATDGERLRAGMVYLAPDGRQLGVSGRSRIRVVNDAPVDGFKPSGSYLFGSIARAFKGEALAVILTGMGNDGTEGLRALREAGGKAIAQDEESSVVFGMPKSAIGAGLVDFVLPLESIGGKIVALAEGRESGT, from the coding sequence ATGGTTCGCATTCTGCTTGCCACCTCCAGGGTTGACCTTCAGGAACTCGTCGAGAGGGCGGTTCGCAGCGACGCGTCGGCGGAACTCCTGGGCGTCGCAAGAAGCTTTGCCGAGGCGGTCACGATGGCACGGCAGCTGTCGCCCGATATCGTGACGATGGAACTACGGCTCGGTGAGCACGACAGCGTCGAGGCGGTCAGGGAAATCATGGTTTCAGCGCCGGCGCCGATCGTCATGGTGTCGCGTGTCGAGGAGCTGGGATCCGTGGCGGCTCGAGCCCTCGACGCCGGGGCTCTCGCGGTCATTCCAGCGCCGCCACCGGTCGATGGTCGCCTCGAGAAAGCGGCGACGGAGAAGTTCCTGTCGACGATCAAGGCCATGGCCCATGTGAAGGTTGTCAGGCAATGGCGCAAGAAATCGGGAGGCGACGGCCGGAACGACCAGGGCGATCTAGCTGCGGCTCACGCGCCGATCGGCATTGTCGGCATTGCGGCTTCCACGGGCGGTCCCGCCGCTATCCGGTCTATATTGATGAATGTGTCGAGTAAATTTCCCGCCCCGATCCTCATCGTACAGCATATGTCGAGCGGCTTCATCGACCGGGTCGCCGCTTCCCTCGACGCGACCGTACCGCTGAACGTGAAGGTCGCGACGGACGGCGAGCGCTTGAGGGCAGGAATGGTTTACCTTGCCCCGGACGGTCGACAACTCGGGGTCTCCGGCCGATCTCGAATCCGCGTCGTGAACGATGCTCCCGTCGACGGCTTCAAGCCCTCGGGCTCCTATCTCTTCGGCTCCATCGCCCGCGCCTTCAAAGGCGAGGCGCTCGCCGTCATCCTTACCGGCATGGGCAATGACGGGACCGAGGGGCTTCGCGCACTCCGCGAGGCGGGCGGCAAGGCGATTGCCCAGGACGAGGAGAGTTCCGTGGTCTTTGGAATGCCTAAATCGGCGATTGGTGCGGGTCTTGTCGATTTCGTGCTGCCTCTGGAGAGCATCGGCGGCAAAATTGTCGCCCTCGCCGAAGGTCGAGAGAGTGGCACGTAG